The following proteins come from a genomic window of Lachnoclostridium phytofermentans ISDg:
- a CDS encoding flagellar protein FlaG → MEIKSINGIANYAESPVATPTVGKTGTAAVSPIQKKAPAEAMDLPNNKQTNEQQIKSAVDKANQAMKHTQTRCEFSYHEPTKSISIKIIDEQTDEILREVPPEKVLDMIEKMWEMAGLLVDEKR, encoded by the coding sequence ATGGAAATTAAGTCCATAAATGGAATAGCAAATTACGCAGAGTCACCGGTAGCAACCCCTACGGTAGGGAAAACGGGAACTGCAGCAGTATCACCAATTCAGAAAAAAGCACCAGCGGAAGCCATGGATTTGCCGAACAATAAACAAACGAATGAGCAACAAATAAAGTCAGCTGTAGATAAAGCCAATCAGGCAATGAAACATACACAAACAAGATGTGAGTTTTCTTACCATGAACCTACAAAGAGCATATCTATTAAGATAATAGATGAGCAGACAGATGAGATACTTCGAGAGGTTCCACCAGAGAAGGTCCTTGACATGATAGAAAAGATGTGGGAGATGGCTGGATTACTTGTAGATGAAAAAAGATAA
- the fliD gene encoding flagellar filament capping protein FliD — MPIRLSGLASNMDTDSIIKELMKAQGLKKTKVENKLTKLEWTKDIWKDMNSKIYKFYTGPLSKLKTQGSFATKKATSSNESKVTVKAGTGAATGSHNVQVNKLASAQYVTGFKLDKDKNEIEVTGKTTLEDLGFAIDDGSQSTDGSKNEIVIKINNSGKTTNLYVTAETTLNDLVNACAKAGLNASYDNTQKRLFISTKESGIDNYFEMTTDTVVVTADREEVRNLLGYHNEGTSGSARFQMDQTIDTYTELLAITDRTKEQQKAFDEAEKKLKEYTKSNTIADVQKDYDSLTSNVENIKCPGKIEEEIRDKYKDLTNPPPEETILAEINEAVDSEKSKYVKYKLDEYEKINSGELPSTVTNRFYDNQTKMLGALKSAGIKDATNKIDNNNLDDIGIGTITVTDNVCSTSISGNKVSIISSDNSEIIYNGAKLEGTSNQVTVNGVTFELHGVTGENEKVTLTVANDTDAVYDMVRNFVKGYNELLQEMNKLYNADSARGFNPLTEDEKGSMTDSQIEKWEQKIKDSLLRRDDNLSGLLSSMRSNMAGSVTVNGKNLSLSTFGIVTGVYTEKGLLHINGDGEDPIYGGYEDKLKKALEENPEDVMAVLNKLADNLYQDMSNKMKGTSLRSALTVYNDKEMAKLEKSYKKDIATLEKKLKEVENRYYKQFTAMETAMSKLNSQSGQLSSMLGL, encoded by the coding sequence ATGCCAATACGTTTATCAGGATTAGCATCTAATATGGATACGGATTCTATTATAAAAGAGCTTATGAAAGCTCAAGGCTTAAAGAAAACAAAGGTCGAAAATAAACTTACAAAATTAGAATGGACTAAAGATATCTGGAAAGATATGAACTCTAAGATTTATAAGTTCTATACGGGACCATTGTCAAAGCTAAAAACACAAGGTAGCTTCGCAACAAAAAAAGCTACCTCATCTAATGAGAGTAAGGTTACGGTAAAGGCAGGCACAGGAGCAGCTACTGGTTCTCATAATGTACAGGTGAATAAGCTTGCTAGTGCCCAATATGTAACAGGTTTTAAATTAGATAAAGATAAAAATGAGATTGAGGTAACCGGAAAAACTACACTAGAGGATCTTGGATTTGCAATTGATGACGGGAGCCAATCTACAGATGGAAGTAAAAATGAAATAGTTATTAAAATTAATAATTCCGGTAAAACTACAAATCTTTATGTAACAGCTGAGACCACCTTAAATGATCTTGTGAATGCATGTGCAAAAGCAGGGCTAAATGCTAGTTATGATAATACTCAGAAGAGGTTGTTTATTAGTACAAAAGAAAGTGGTATTGATAATTATTTTGAAATGACGACAGATACGGTAGTTGTTACAGCTGACAGAGAAGAAGTTCGTAATTTATTAGGATATCATAATGAAGGCACATCTGGTTCGGCAAGATTCCAAATGGATCAAACCATTGATACTTATACAGAATTATTAGCTATTACTGACAGAACAAAAGAGCAGCAGAAAGCTTTTGATGAAGCTGAAAAAAAATTAAAAGAGTATACGAAAAGTAACACTATAGCTGATGTACAAAAGGATTATGATTCATTAACAAGCAATGTCGAGAATATTAAATGTCCAGGTAAAATCGAGGAAGAAATTCGAGATAAATATAAAGACTTAACTAATCCTCCTCCTGAAGAAACAATATTAGCAGAAATCAATGAAGCTGTTGACTCGGAAAAAAGTAAGTACGTTAAATATAAGTTAGATGAATACGAAAAGATAAATTCGGGGGAACTGCCTAGTACTGTAACTAATCGATTTTATGATAATCAGACTAAAATGTTAGGTGCATTAAAATCAGCAGGCATTAAGGATGCTACTAATAAAATTGATAACAATAACTTAGATGATATAGGAATTGGAACTATTACCGTTACAGATAACGTTTGCTCAACTTCAATATCAGGTAATAAGGTATCTATTATAAGTTCAGATAATAGTGAAATCATTTATAATGGAGCTAAATTAGAGGGAACTTCAAATCAGGTGACCGTGAATGGTGTAACTTTTGAACTACACGGTGTAACTGGTGAAAATGAAAAAGTAACTTTGACAGTTGCGAATGATACCGACGCTGTATACGATATGGTTCGTAATTTTGTAAAAGGTTACAATGAACTCTTACAGGAGATGAATAAGTTATATAATGCAGACTCTGCAAGAGGTTTTAATCCTTTAACAGAAGATGAAAAAGGATCCATGACGGACAGCCAGATTGAAAAGTGGGAACAAAAAATCAAAGATTCCTTACTGCGCCGTGATGATAATTTAAGCGGTTTACTTTCTTCAATGAGAAGTAATATGGCAGGAAGCGTCACTGTGAATGGTAAGAATTTATCTTTATCAACGTTTGGAATAGTAACGGGGGTTTATACTGAAAAAGGACTTTTGCATATCAACGGAGATGGTGAGGATCCGATATACGGTGGTTACGAAGATAAGCTAAAAAAAGCATTGGAAGAGAATCCTGAAGATGTAATGGCGGTACTTAATAAGTTAGCGGACAACCTTTATCAAGATATGTCAAATAAGATGAAAGGTACTTCATTGAGGAGTGCACTGACGGTTTATAATGATAAGGAAATGGCTAAACTGGAAAAGAGTTATAAAAAAGATATAGCAACGTTAGAAAAGAAATTAAAAGAGGTAGAAAATCGTTACTATAAGCAGTTCACTGCAATGGAAACTGCTATGAGTAAACTAAATTCTCAATCTGGCCAACTATCTAGTATGTTAGGCTTGTAA
- the fliS gene encoding flagellar export chaperone FliS has product MAQNAASIYQGTKINTASPAELTLMLYEGAIKFCNKALYGLEQNDIAKVNENLLKAQKIVTELRSTLDFKHPIAREFDTVYDYINRRLVDANIKKDTEILEEALDYIRQMRDTWKEVMKKNNIYVQ; this is encoded by the coding sequence ATGGCTCAAAATGCAGCAAGTATATATCAAGGAACTAAGATAAATACTGCATCACCAGCAGAGCTAACGTTAATGCTTTATGAAGGTGCAATTAAGTTTTGCAACAAGGCATTATATGGTTTAGAACAAAATGATATTGCGAAAGTAAATGAAAATTTGTTGAAAGCTCAAAAAATTGTTACTGAGCTTAGATCTACTTTAGATTTTAAGCATCCGATAGCAAGAGAATTTGACACTGTTTATGATTACATTAATCGTAGATTAGTTGATGCTAATATTAAGAAAGATACTGAGATATTAGAAGAAGCTCTTGACTATATTCGTCAAATGAGGGATACATGGAAAGAAGTAATGAAAAAAAATAATATATATGTTCAGTAA